A window from Zingiber officinale cultivar Zhangliang chromosome 7A, Zo_v1.1, whole genome shotgun sequence encodes these proteins:
- the LOC122000755 gene encoding tetraspanin-2-like → MGVSNNITASLNFVGLLCSVPVIGAGIWLASKQDNECLRLARWPVIILGVLLLLVSLAGFVGAYWNKQGLLAAYLFFMVVLILLLLALLVFAFVVTRPDGSYHIPGRSYREYHLAGYSAWLRHYVVDHWARIRLCLSASDVCQRLGREQPFLTVEQYFQTDLSPLQSGCCKPPTMCGYAYVNPTVWINPSNPLGDVDCAAWSNDQGQLCYDCTSCKAGLLGNLRREWRKANVALIVAAVVFIWIYIIGCCAFKNAQTEDLFRRYKQAYVGR, encoded by the exons ATGGGCGTGAGCAACAACATCACCGCCTCCCTCAACTTCGTCGGCCTTCTCTGCTCCGTTCCCGTCATCGGCGCCGGCATCTGGCTCGCCTCCAAGCAGGACAACGAGTGCCTCCGGCTTGCCCGCTGGCCTGTCATTATCCTCGGCGTTCTCCTCCTCCTCGTCTCCCTCGCTGGCTTCGTCGGTGCGTACTGGAACAAACAGGGCCTCCTCGCCGCCTACCTCTTCTTCATGGTCGttctcatccttctcctcctcgctcTCCTCGTCTTCGCCTTCGTCGTCACCCGCCCTGACGGCTCCTACCACATCCCCGGCCGGTCCTACCGCGAGTACCACCTCGCCGGCTACTCCGCTTGGCTCCGCCACTACGTCGTCGACCACTGGGCACGGATCCGCCTCTGCCTCAGTGCCTCCGACGTCTGCCAGAGGCTCGGCCGCGAGCAGCCCTTTCTCACTGTCGAGCAGTATTTCCAGACCGATCTATCGCCTCTCCAG TCGGGATGCTGCAAACCACCGACGATGTGCGGGTACGCGTACGTGAACCCGACGGTGTGGATCAACCCGAGCAACCCCTTGGGGGACGTGGACTGCGCGGCGTGGAGCAACGACCAGGGTCAGCTCTGCTACGACTGCACCTCCTGCAAGGCGGGGCTGCTGGGGAACCTACGCCGCGAGTGGCGCAAGGCCAACGTCGCCCTCATCGTCGCCGCCGTCGTCTTCATCTGGATCTACATCATCGGCTGCTGCGCCTTCAAGAACGCGCAGACCGAGGATCTCTTCCGCCGCTACAAGCAAGCTTACGTAGGACGCTAA